TCGCATTCGGCCTGGAAGTCGCATTCGGCCTGGAAGACGTGCAACGTGCCGGGGCTGCCGCGGCTGGGTACCGCGTCGACGAGCACCAGCGTGTCCCAGTTGTCGAGCAGGTCGTAGGCCAGGTGCATGCCGCGGATGCCGTAATCGACGACGCGGACACCCGAATCATCGTGGGAGATGGCGACGTTGCGGACCACCTCCGAGCCGAATCCGTCGTCGCCCAGGAAGATGTTGCCGATCCCGGCCACCAATATGCGCGCAGTCATCGCACCGCCGGCCGCGGCTACATCCGCCGAAGCTTCAGGTAGCGGCGGGCGTCCGGAATGGAGACCACTCCCAGCGCCAGCGCCACCGCCACCACCAGGGCGATGATGGCGACGAATATCCAACCCATGACTTCCATGCCGAACTCCTCTCACTCCTGCCTGTCCTGCGCTTCCGTAGGCTCGATCTCGTCGGGGGAGAAGTACAGGTAGCGGCCGTACCAGTCGTGCAGATCGGCTGCCGGGTCATCCTCGACGACGACCGCGACGTGCTTGTTGCCCTCGACGTCTTCGTGCACCGAGGTGACGCGGGCGGTCTTGCCCACCACGAAGAGGTCCTGCGCGTCGGCGTTGCGCCGGGGCCGCAATCGCACCCGGCTACCCCGTGCCACCCGGACGCCGTTCACCAGCACGGCGTCGATCTCCGGTCGAACGGCGTTGTCCGCGAGCGGATCCCACCAGTCGACTCCTTCCGGGACCTCGGGGACCAGACCGGACATCGCGTGGGGATCGCGCAGCACGCCGTGCAGGCGCGCCATGTCCTCCGCCGACATGGCGTCGCACTGGTCGATAAGCCGCGCCGCCCGCGGATCGGTGGCCCGCGCCTGCCTCTTCTCCTCATCGGTCATCGTCATCACGCGCAGGGTGAGGATCTCGTCGATCTCCGTGCAGTCATAGAGAGCGGTGCTGCTCTGTTCGGCCACCTCGGGATGGTCGTAGAGGATGATCGGGGAGATCAGGAGCATGTCTTGGGCGCCGGGCGGACCGGCCAGCACGGGGAAGCAGCGATGCTGGCGGCACCGCGCCACGGCCTCGGCCGCCTCGGCTGGCGGCTCGAGCAGCGAGACGAATTGTCCGCCAACGGCTTCGGAGATGACGTGTGTTCCGATCAGGGAACGCGCGATGGCGTCGTCCTTGTCGCCGGCGGGCGGGCAGACGTTGGCGATTCGCACCGACACCCGGCGCAGGTCACCGTCGGCCACGCTCTCGACCGTCAGGACGCCGCGCACCTCCCGGCGCTCGCGGACCAGGCGGCCGCCGTCGACGGCCTCGACGTCGGTGGCGGCGGCGGCCGTCACCGGCAGCGTCCAGGGCTGGTCGGCAAAAGTGAGGGGGCCGAAGACGATTTCGCATTCGACCGCCTCGTCCCAGGTCAGCCACGACCCGGCCGAGGTGGTCAACTCGGTGACGGGCTCGAAGCCCCCGCCCGGCAGCGCGCGCTCGGCCCGCCGGCGCTGCAACTGCAGGAACCGCACCACCAGCGTGATCGCCCAGGCCCCGTCCATCAGGAACTCCGCGGCCAGGGTGTCGTCCTCGCCCAGACCCGCGGCGGCGGCACCGGGCGGGCCGAGAACGCCGAATTGCCAGCGTGATTGGTTCTTGGTGGAGGTGCCCCGGTAGGGGTAGAGAAGATAGCCCTCGTAGAGCACCGCATCGGCGACGGTGCGGGCGCGGTCCCGGCTCGACGTCCCGGACGCGGTCACCGTGCGGCCTCCCGCTCGGCGTCCAGCAGCGAGGTGACGGCGTGGTCGAGGTCCAGCAGTCCCTGCGCCGATTTGTACGCGGCCAGGGCGGCGACGGTTTCGTGACTCAGCCGCACCCACCCGCTGTTCGGGTAGTGCTGGGCGATCAGGTCCCGCCACACCGTCACCGGCATGTCGTAGCGGTACTCGCAGT
This genomic window from Mycobacterium saskatchewanense contains:
- a CDS encoding DUF6893 family small protein, which translates into the protein MEVMGWIFVAIIALVVAVALALGVVSIPDARRYLKLRRM